DNA from Salinibacter grassmerensis:
TCCGTGTACGCATACGGCATCGTGGCGCGGGACGTCCCGAAGGAGGATTTGACCGTGCCCTCGGCAGGACTAACTTCCCTCCTCTTCCGCCGTGTGCTGCTTCGTAGAGTTGAAGCTGATGCGGGGCCAATTCTCCATGGTGCGCTCGAGCCGAAAGTCACTGAGGGCCAGGTACGTCAGGTCGCCATCGGCGTCGCGGAAGAGGCTGTCCATGTTTTCGGCCTCGAAGTCTTCCAGGTCCTCACTCGGCCCGTCGATCCAGCGACAGCAGGCGTAGCGCACACCTGTGAGGTGGGCATCCACGTTGTACTCATCCTCCAGCCGATCCAGGGTCACGTCAAACTGCAGCTCGCCGACGGCCCCGAGGATGTAGTCGTTGCCGCGAAGCGGACGGAACGCCTGGATGGCGCCCTCTTCACTCAACTGCTGCAGGCCCTTCCCCAGGTGCTTCGACCGAAACGGAT
Protein-coding regions in this window:
- a CDS encoding EF-Tu/IF-2/RF-3 family GTPase, whose product is FTGVAFKIQANMDPKHHDRMAFVRVCSGKFEKGMEVIHHRTGQTMRLNNATTFMAQDREGVDTAYPGDIIGIMSHGRVKIGDSFSKAEPLHFTGVPSFAPEHFRKVRLDDPFRSKHLGKGLQQLSEEGAIQAFRPLRGNDYILGAVGELQFDVTLDRLEDEYNVDAHLTGVRYACCRWIDGPSEDLEDFEAENMDSLFRDADGDLTYLALSDFRLERTMENWPRISFNSTKQHTAEEEGS